A single window of Stigmatella aurantiaca DNA harbors:
- a CDS encoding serine/threonine protein kinase encodes MSLENYGNYQLVKRLALGGMAQIYLARRKGQDASAPLVVVKRILPHLAENLEFVRMFLDEARIAARLAHPNIVQLYDLGAQDDSFFLAMEYIHGDDVRRICKRAEALAHPLPVALACRIIIDACAGLDYAHKKLDPLGKPLGIVHRDVSPQNILVSFAGEVKVVDFGIAKAADQATVTRSGVLKGKYSYMSPEQAAGKRVDCRSDVFALGVVLYELLTGTRLFKRSSDMQTLSAVSECHVTPPSEISPRVPADLDAIVLKALAKEPDARYAEALQLQVALEEWLHQHPSASSSADLSEFMQAVYAERLAREARTGQVAVEEELPAPVQRPSGETPRRSGVSASPSSREVTRADRGEGGEAVALEATARSPGRSARPSRPAEPVHDPDETDRQRPGRRSVTPRGLEVRRPEPTVSVQTRTEQEAHSLSVTDTTRAPSRRRPETFSRWGWLMGLAAFLLVAGGTALLWVWLAPGLLAPETAQHVPAPMPEKPAPAQERPAPALVQLTLETKPSDAAVFVDGKEQQGPRPVVIQAARNQELEVRVTAPEYQGASWRVKVNEGPSQWERFVLSRPPRPAAPVVAPAPIKRSRGEESAKAKVRFTVTPWARVSCDGLTLGTTPMMREVTLPVGVHECTFHNPELNRSHNQRVEVKALTLNEVDVHF; translated from the coding sequence GTGTCGCTCGAGAACTACGGCAATTATCAGCTCGTGAAACGGCTCGCCCTGGGCGGGATGGCGCAGATTTACCTCGCCCGCCGCAAGGGGCAGGACGCCTCCGCCCCCCTGGTGGTCGTCAAACGCATTCTCCCCCATCTGGCCGAGAATCTCGAGTTTGTCCGGATGTTCCTGGATGAGGCGCGGATCGCCGCGCGGCTGGCCCACCCGAACATCGTCCAGCTCTACGACTTGGGGGCGCAGGACGACAGCTTCTTCCTGGCCATGGAGTACATCCATGGGGACGACGTGCGGCGCATCTGCAAGCGCGCCGAGGCGCTGGCGCACCCGCTGCCGGTGGCGCTCGCCTGCCGCATCATCATCGATGCGTGCGCGGGGCTGGACTACGCGCACAAGAAGCTGGATCCGCTGGGCAAGCCGCTGGGCATCGTCCACCGGGATGTGTCGCCGCAGAACATCCTCGTGTCGTTCGCGGGCGAGGTGAAGGTGGTGGACTTTGGCATCGCCAAGGCGGCGGACCAGGCCACGGTGACGCGCTCGGGGGTGCTCAAGGGCAAGTACTCGTACATGTCCCCCGAGCAGGCGGCGGGCAAGCGGGTGGACTGCCGCAGCGATGTGTTCGCGTTGGGGGTGGTGCTCTACGAGCTGCTCACCGGCACGCGCCTGTTCAAGCGCTCCTCGGACATGCAGACGCTGTCGGCGGTGTCCGAGTGCCATGTAACGCCGCCGTCGGAGATCAGCCCGCGCGTCCCGGCTGATCTGGATGCCATTGTCCTGAAGGCGCTCGCCAAGGAGCCCGACGCGCGCTACGCCGAGGCGCTCCAGCTCCAGGTGGCGCTGGAGGAGTGGCTGCACCAGCACCCGTCGGCGTCGTCCTCGGCGGACCTGTCCGAGTTCATGCAGGCGGTGTACGCGGAGCGCCTGGCCCGGGAGGCCCGCACGGGGCAGGTGGCGGTGGAGGAGGAGCTGCCCGCCCCGGTGCAGCGCCCCTCGGGGGAGACGCCTCGCCGCTCGGGGGTGAGCGCGAGTCCCTCCTCGAGGGAGGTCACCCGGGCGGACCGGGGCGAGGGGGGGGAGGCCGTGGCGCTGGAGGCCACGGCGCGCTCGCCGGGCCGCTCCGCCCGGCCCAGCCGGCCTGCCGAGCCGGTCCATGATCCGGATGAGACGGACCGCCAGCGTCCCGGGCGGCGCAGCGTCACGCCCCGGGGCCTCGAAGTGCGCAGGCCGGAGCCCACGGTCTCCGTGCAGACGCGCACGGAGCAAGAGGCGCACTCGTTGTCGGTGACGGACACCACGCGGGCGCCCTCGCGCCGCCGCCCGGAGACGTTCTCGCGGTGGGGGTGGTTGATGGGCCTGGCCGCGTTCCTGCTCGTCGCGGGGGGCACGGCCCTGCTGTGGGTGTGGTTGGCGCCGGGGCTCCTGGCGCCCGAGACCGCCCAGCATGTGCCGGCACCCATGCCGGAGAAACCGGCGCCCGCGCAGGAGAGGCCCGCGCCCGCGCTCGTGCAGCTCACCCTGGAGACGAAGCCCTCCGATGCGGCGGTCTTCGTGGATGGCAAGGAGCAGCAGGGGCCTCGCCCGGTGGTGATCCAGGCGGCGCGGAATCAGGAGCTGGAGGTGCGGGTGACGGCGCCGGAGTACCAGGGCGCCAGCTGGCGCGTGAAGGTGAACGAGGGCCCCTCGCAGTGGGAGCGGTTCGTGTTGTCACGTCCACCGCGCCCTGCTGCCCCGGTGGTGGCGCCTGCCCCCATCAAGAGGTCGCGCGGCGAGGAGAGCGCCAAGGCGAAGGTGCGCTTCACCGTCACGCCCTGGGCCCGGGTGTCCTGTGATGGGCTCACCCTGGGCACCACCCCCATGATGAGAGAGGTGACGCTGCCGGTGGGCGTGCACGAGTGCACCTTCCACAACCCGGAGCTGAACAGGTCGCACAACCAGCGCGTCGAGGTGAAGGCGCTCACGCTCAACGAAGTGGACGTCCACTTCTAG
- a CDS encoding serine/threonine protein kinase: MTLAAGAQIGKYIVRRKLAEGGMAELYLCTAQGAEGFEKEVVIKQVRAFLASDPGFVEMFIAEARLASRLNHANVVQIFDFEKHEDTYYLAMEYVRGCTLWDLRKKCKEQREPMPPVLVAHIGVEVARGLHYAHRLQVNGEPLFLVHRDVTPHNVLLSFDGAVKLTDFGIAKAGNKLTSPGMLKGKFAYMSPEQSRGEHVDARTDVFALGIVLWEMLTGGRLFDGDSELAVLRAVQESAIAPPSRLNPEVPEELGAVVMKALRRDASERYQTAAEFERALAQCVMNHARSVDDTDVGAFLRRLFGGTPAQHLSAMVERTQQAAAEAVPAAPPVSEPGLREPTAVMPGAPRRRGASLEGARSQAAPSPDEDVHAPTHRLPRPGPVSGNPGVPVEASKPSGRGGEASSGRKGLWVGLGLAALVVLAGAGGLALSQKQAAPPAPYPVAGPSRTAQKPSAAPAATEPEAGQAAPPPVEPLPPGEPSPVPAAAEAAAKPSAPPKGRLIVKATPYATVLVNGNSLGEVQSRKVFPLAPGSYQLTLVHPKKTRTESITIVPDGTVTREFRALAP; encoded by the coding sequence GTGACGCTCGCCGCAGGCGCCCAGATCGGCAAGTACATCGTCCGCCGGAAGCTCGCCGAGGGCGGGATGGCGGAGCTCTACCTGTGCACCGCTCAGGGGGCGGAGGGCTTCGAGAAGGAAGTCGTCATCAAGCAGGTGCGCGCGTTCCTGGCGAGCGATCCGGGGTTCGTGGAGATGTTCATCGCGGAGGCGCGGCTGGCCTCGCGGCTCAACCACGCCAACGTGGTGCAGATCTTCGACTTCGAGAAGCACGAGGACACGTACTACCTGGCGATGGAGTACGTGCGGGGCTGCACGCTCTGGGACTTGCGCAAGAAGTGCAAGGAGCAGCGGGAGCCCATGCCGCCCGTGCTGGTGGCGCACATCGGTGTGGAGGTGGCGCGCGGGCTCCACTACGCGCACCGGCTCCAGGTGAACGGCGAGCCGCTCTTCCTGGTCCACCGGGATGTCACCCCGCACAACGTGCTGCTCTCGTTCGACGGGGCGGTGAAGCTCACCGACTTCGGCATCGCCAAGGCGGGCAACAAGCTCACCTCACCGGGCATGCTCAAGGGCAAGTTCGCGTACATGTCCCCCGAGCAGTCCCGGGGCGAGCACGTGGATGCGCGCACGGACGTCTTCGCGCTCGGCATCGTGCTCTGGGAGATGCTCACCGGCGGGCGGTTGTTCGACGGGGATTCGGAACTCGCCGTGCTGCGCGCCGTCCAGGAGAGCGCCATTGCGCCGCCCTCCCGGCTCAACCCGGAGGTGCCGGAGGAGCTGGGGGCCGTGGTGATGAAGGCGCTGCGCCGGGACGCCTCGGAGCGCTACCAGACGGCGGCGGAGTTCGAGCGGGCGCTGGCCCAATGTGTGATGAACCATGCCCGGTCCGTGGACGACACGGACGTGGGGGCCTTTCTGCGCCGGCTCTTTGGCGGGACGCCCGCCCAGCACCTGTCGGCCATGGTGGAGCGGACCCAGCAGGCCGCGGCCGAGGCCGTGCCGGCCGCGCCCCCGGTGTCCGAACCGGGGCTTCGCGAGCCCACGGCCGTGATGCCGGGCGCTCCGCGCCGCCGGGGCGCGAGCCTGGAAGGCGCTCGGAGCCAAGCCGCCCCCTCTCCCGATGAGGACGTTCACGCGCCCACGCACCGGCTGCCCCGCCCGGGGCCGGTGAGCGGGAACCCGGGCGTGCCCGTGGAGGCCTCCAAGCCCTCGGGGCGGGGAGGGGAGGCGTCTTCCGGGCGCAAGGGGCTGTGGGTGGGGCTCGGGCTAGCAGCCCTCGTGGTCCTCGCGGGCGCGGGGGGCCTGGCCTTGTCCCAGAAGCAGGCCGCGCCGCCCGCTCCTTATCCTGTGGCCGGGCCGTCTCGGACGGCTCAGAAGCCTTCCGCTGCTCCGGCCGCGACGGAACCGGAAGCCGGGCAAGCCGCTCCCCCCCCGGTGGAGCCTCTCCCTCCGGGGGAGCCGTCCCCGGTGCCTGCCGCTGCGGAAGCGGCGGCCAAGCCCTCGGCCCCGCCGAAGGGCCGCCTCATCGTCAAGGCGACGCCGTACGCCACGGTGCTGGTGAACGGGAATTCCCTGGGCGAAGTCCAGAGCCGCAAGGTCTTCCCCTTGGCGCCCGGGAGCTACCAGCTCACGCTGGTGCACCCCAAGAAGACCAGGACCGAGTCCATCACCATCGTGCCCGATGGAACGGTGACCCGGGAGTTCCGCGCCCTGGCGCCCTGA
- a CDS encoding MerR family transcriptional regulator produces the protein MEAMDLLGLEDIERIERDHAGGLPASAILEIFRPCGVQLSEATFRKYVQAGLLPRSRRVGRKGKHQGSRGLYPVESVRRINAIKKMMAEGHTLEDIKRSFLFHKNHIDQLQRNLAEVLDGFQAELGDRPFGGAHRRMLEEELANLRSRAQDLVRDVARLGSAVTAHADETGSSH, from the coding sequence ATGGAAGCAATGGACCTACTGGGCCTTGAGGACATTGAGCGGATCGAGCGCGACCACGCGGGCGGGCTGCCGGCGAGCGCCATCCTGGAGATCTTCCGCCCGTGCGGCGTCCAGCTGTCGGAGGCGACGTTCCGCAAGTACGTCCAGGCGGGGTTGCTGCCGCGCAGCCGCCGCGTGGGCCGCAAGGGCAAGCACCAGGGCAGCCGGGGGCTCTACCCGGTGGAGTCCGTCCGGCGCATCAACGCCATCAAGAAGATGATGGCGGAGGGGCACACCCTGGAGGACATCAAGCGCTCATTTCTCTTCCACAAGAACCACATCGACCAGCTCCAGCGGAATCTGGCCGAGGTGCTTGACGGCTTCCAGGCCGAGCTGGGAGACCGCCCCTTTGGCGGGGCGCACCGGCGGATGCTCGAGGAGGAGTTGGCAAACCTGAGGAGTCGCGCGCAGGATCTGGTCCGGGACGTGGCCCGGCTGGGCAGTGCCGTCACCGCGCACGCAGACGAAACGGGCAGTTCGCATTAG
- a CDS encoding sigma factor-like helix-turn-helix DNA-binding protein: MSEVKQLEGEEEGAEEGKSAERRRSKTMSRKEMARDLRRRRLTGQMDPEETELLQNIDSQRPRTRADCVNGPRPCLFVSCKHNLYLDVNPETGSIKLNFPDKEITELEHTCALDVAEKGGITLEEVGEIMNLTRERIRQVETRGLMKLREATEAEPPVSARKP, from the coding sequence ATGTCGGAAGTGAAGCAGCTGGAGGGCGAGGAGGAGGGGGCGGAGGAGGGAAAGTCAGCGGAGCGCCGCCGCTCGAAGACCATGTCGCGCAAGGAGATGGCGCGGGATTTGCGGCGCCGCCGGTTGACGGGGCAGATGGACCCGGAGGAGACGGAGCTCCTCCAGAACATCGATTCCCAGCGCCCGCGCACCCGGGCCGACTGCGTGAACGGGCCCCGGCCGTGCTTGTTCGTCTCCTGTAAGCACAACCTCTACCTGGATGTGAACCCGGAGACGGGCTCCATCAAGCTCAACTTCCCGGACAAGGAAATCACCGAGCTGGAGCACACCTGCGCCCTGGATGTGGCGGAGAAGGGGGGCATCACCCTGGAAGAGGTGGGTGAAATCATGAACCTCACCCGCGAGCGCATCCGCCAGGTGGAGACGCGCGGGCTGATGAAGCTGCGCGAGGCGACCGAGGCCGAGCCGCCCGTGTCGGCCCGCAAGCCCTGA
- the purH gene encoding bifunctional phosphoribosylaminoimidazolecarboxamide formyltransferase/IMP cyclohydrolase encodes MRLLTPPPPLPLHEAHTLVLALLSVSDKRGLVPFAQGLARRGIQLLSTGGTLSALQAAGVAATPVSEHTQSPEILGGRVKTLHPRIHGGILGRVDLAGDQAEMAAHGIQPISLVVVNLYPFRQTVASGAGEAEVIEQIDIGGPAMVRAAAKNFRHVCVVVDPDDYGAVLAELEGTGGVGEETRRRLMRKAFAHTAAYDAAIAGWLGGQAQEPFPAELSLAFQKVQGLRYGENPHQQGAFYREHTAPAEPTVAFSKVLQGKELSYNNILDLDAALGLVLEFPEQPCAVIIKHNTPCGVAVEAQLVQAYRTARAIDEVSAFGGIVALNREVDEACAQALAETFLEAVIAPSYSAAALQVLSAKKNLRLLEAGPALASLQARPRVQLDARSVSGGLLLQDRDAAEPPLEWKVVTRRAPTAEEEKALRFAWRICKHVKSNAIVFAQPQKLLAAGGGQTSRVDSVKIAAARGGEALRGSAVASDAFFPFRDGLDEAARAGATCVIQPGGSVRDAELIAAADEHNLAMVLTGVRHFRH; translated from the coding sequence ATGCGGTTGCTAACACCGCCGCCTCCCCTCCCTCTCCACGAGGCGCACACGCTCGTGCTGGCTCTCCTCAGCGTTTCCGATAAACGCGGGTTGGTTCCCTTCGCGCAGGGCCTGGCCCGGCGTGGCATTCAGTTGCTGTCCACGGGGGGCACCCTGTCGGCGCTTCAGGCCGCGGGCGTGGCCGCCACCCCCGTCTCCGAGCACACCCAGAGCCCCGAAATCCTTGGCGGCCGGGTGAAGACGCTCCACCCGCGCATCCACGGGGGCATCCTGGGCCGGGTGGACCTGGCCGGGGACCAGGCGGAGATGGCCGCCCATGGCATTCAGCCCATCTCCCTGGTGGTGGTGAACCTCTACCCCTTCCGGCAGACGGTGGCCTCCGGGGCGGGCGAGGCGGAGGTCATCGAGCAAATCGACATCGGCGGTCCGGCCATGGTGCGCGCGGCGGCGAAGAACTTCCGCCATGTCTGCGTGGTGGTGGACCCGGACGACTACGGCGCGGTGCTGGCGGAGCTGGAGGGCACGGGCGGGGTGGGGGAGGAGACGCGGCGCCGGCTCATGCGCAAGGCGTTCGCGCACACGGCCGCCTATGACGCGGCCATCGCCGGGTGGCTTGGCGGCCAGGCCCAGGAGCCCTTCCCGGCCGAGCTGTCGCTGGCCTTCCAGAAGGTCCAGGGCCTGCGCTACGGCGAGAACCCCCACCAGCAGGGCGCCTTCTACCGGGAGCACACCGCCCCGGCCGAGCCCACGGTGGCCTTCTCCAAGGTCCTTCAGGGTAAGGAGTTGTCCTACAACAACATCCTGGACCTGGATGCCGCGCTGGGGCTGGTGCTGGAGTTCCCCGAGCAGCCGTGCGCGGTCATCATCAAGCACAACACCCCCTGCGGGGTGGCGGTGGAGGCGCAGCTCGTCCAGGCGTACCGCACGGCGCGGGCCATCGACGAGGTGTCCGCCTTCGGCGGCATCGTCGCGCTCAACCGCGAGGTGGACGAGGCGTGCGCCCAGGCGCTGGCCGAGACGTTCCTGGAGGCGGTCATCGCCCCCTCGTACTCGGCCGCCGCGCTCCAGGTGCTCTCCGCGAAGAAGAACCTGCGGCTGCTGGAGGCGGGCCCGGCGCTGGCCTCGCTGCAGGCGCGGCCCCGGGTGCAGCTGGATGCACGGAGCGTCTCCGGCGGCCTGCTCCTGCAGGACCGGGATGCCGCCGAGCCGCCCCTGGAGTGGAAGGTGGTCACCCGGCGGGCCCCCACGGCCGAGGAGGAGAAGGCGCTCCGCTTCGCCTGGAGGATCTGCAAGCACGTCAAGAGCAACGCCATCGTCTTCGCCCAGCCCCAGAAGCTGCTGGCCGCGGGCGGAGGGCAGACCAGCCGCGTGGACTCGGTGAAGATCGCCGCGGCGCGCGGAGGCGAGGCCCTCCGGGGGAGTGCCGTGGCCTCGGATGCTTTCTTCCCCTTCCGTGACGGGCTGGATGAGGCCGCCCGGGCGGGGGCCACCTGCGTCATCCAGCCGGGGGGCTCCGTCCGCGACGCGGAGCTCATCGCCGCCGCCGACGAACACAATCTGGCGATGGTCCTGACTGGAGTGCGACACTTCCGTCACTGA
- a CDS encoding tetratricopeptide repeat protein, with the protein MRIVCQKCAAAYAIEDRLISPKGVRAQCPRCRHLQLVKKDPAGAEAGAPEPAAAPAPQAAPPVAAAAAARAPARPLSSEDALPGYGDMSGGEPAPDPLFDGLIPSGPSRPAAGAAPARAAEAAPVKCRECSKPLPDPFDQAIGTCEDCRQKAHPPEAAAAPAASAAPASQGFQEIDLPPLESIDMSGVSATGAPALGPEPRSSANRSQPPRPAYVASPPPKPVKKSGGAGGILLGLLLALLLVGGGAGAAYYFLVMKPQAEVVAKPVQPVGPPPIPAAIQAVLPRWELRFLDLTGTSAQRIEVGMRLLAEDQRSAYAEAEESFQQALLIDPRSDAAIAGYVQAVALGRGTSIDKATFDEALALVEAAEERAGRTPALLLAHANLMLTRSNQPEAAGQARRLAEEVLTQGIDMDKAEAHVVIGRTYLKTSQGLANQHFDTALTLAPNLQRIAYYRALAHESAGEYSRALEALKGRLEKDPEHWDSLAAMARIYLEVGEVEQARKLYESRSKGPEADGRALMTLAVMRYQVDGNAGAAAKELRALLKNRQRYGEREVSEALVHLAAAERMAGNAEAGVKAAEEALTIAKDMPAAHLQLFLAALGRGEAAKAAPHLQGFQGKTEDAALEKVLEGRLRLTERKPAEALELFQEALKLDSRREDAMLLAGIASAGAGRRDDAFRFFFQALQSDPMRPMPRPVTTLYFLRPGETLVGLKGAILEMKKESMDVAPSLYEGLLLVHMGERPEAERLFREVFELDPNNAGAAAYLSLLALQRGEGSKARTFGAQAVTVGRQQPIAHFANGLALEESKKWEPAKRSLRDALGLAPALLSAEVKLAEMEMASNRTSARERLLKVAGLDPTYLAAKRLLFLLDRQG; encoded by the coding sequence ATGCGGATCGTCTGCCAGAAATGTGCGGCTGCTTATGCCATCGAAGATCGGCTGATTTCGCCGAAGGGGGTTCGTGCGCAGTGCCCCCGGTGCCGGCACCTTCAGCTCGTGAAGAAGGATCCGGCCGGCGCTGAGGCCGGAGCCCCCGAGCCCGCCGCGGCCCCCGCGCCGCAGGCCGCACCGCCCGTAGCAGCGGCGGCGGCGGCCCGTGCCCCGGCCCGTCCTCTGTCCTCCGAGGATGCCCTGCCGGGTTACGGCGACATGTCCGGCGGAGAGCCGGCGCCCGATCCGCTGTTCGATGGGCTCATCCCCTCCGGGCCTTCCCGGCCCGCCGCCGGTGCCGCGCCCGCCAGGGCCGCGGAGGCCGCGCCGGTGAAGTGCCGGGAGTGCAGCAAGCCCCTGCCGGATCCGTTCGATCAGGCGATTGGCACCTGCGAGGACTGTCGGCAGAAGGCCCATCCTCCGGAAGCGGCCGCGGCTCCCGCCGCCAGTGCCGCGCCGGCGAGCCAGGGCTTCCAGGAAATCGATCTGCCCCCGCTCGAGTCCATCGACATGTCGGGGGTGTCCGCCACGGGCGCGCCCGCGCTGGGGCCCGAGCCGCGCAGCAGCGCCAACCGCTCCCAGCCGCCCCGGCCTGCTTATGTGGCGTCCCCGCCCCCCAAGCCCGTGAAGAAGTCCGGAGGGGCCGGGGGCATCCTGCTCGGCCTCTTGCTGGCGCTGCTGCTGGTGGGCGGTGGGGCCGGGGCCGCGTACTACTTCCTGGTGATGAAGCCGCAGGCGGAGGTGGTGGCCAAGCCCGTGCAGCCGGTGGGGCCGCCGCCCATTCCCGCCGCCATCCAGGCGGTGCTGCCGCGCTGGGAGCTGCGGTTCCTGGACCTGACCGGGACCAGCGCCCAGCGGATCGAGGTGGGCATGCGGCTGCTGGCCGAGGACCAGCGCTCCGCCTACGCGGAGGCGGAGGAGTCCTTCCAGCAGGCGCTGCTGATTGACCCGCGCAGTGACGCGGCCATCGCCGGCTACGTGCAGGCCGTGGCGCTCGGGCGGGGCACCAGCATCGACAAGGCCACGTTCGATGAGGCGCTCGCGCTCGTCGAGGCGGCCGAGGAGCGCGCGGGCCGCACCCCGGCGCTGCTGCTGGCCCATGCGAACCTGATGCTGACCCGGTCCAACCAGCCCGAGGCGGCGGGCCAGGCCCGGCGGCTGGCCGAGGAGGTGCTCACCCAGGGCATCGACATGGACAAGGCCGAGGCCCACGTGGTGATTGGCCGGACCTACCTGAAAACGTCCCAGGGACTGGCCAACCAGCACTTCGATACGGCGCTCACGCTCGCCCCCAACCTCCAGCGCATCGCCTATTACAGGGCGCTGGCCCACGAGTCCGCGGGCGAGTACTCCCGGGCGCTCGAGGCGCTGAAGGGGCGGCTGGAGAAGGACCCCGAGCACTGGGACAGCCTGGCCGCCATGGCCCGCATCTACCTGGAGGTCGGCGAGGTGGAGCAGGCCCGGAAGCTCTATGAGTCCCGCTCCAAGGGCCCGGAGGCGGATGGCCGCGCCCTGATGACGCTGGCGGTGATGCGCTACCAGGTGGACGGCAACGCGGGGGCCGCCGCCAAGGAGCTGCGCGCCCTGCTCAAGAACCGGCAGCGCTACGGAGAGCGGGAGGTTTCCGAGGCGCTCGTTCACCTCGCGGCCGCCGAGCGCATGGCGGGCAATGCCGAGGCGGGGGTGAAGGCGGCCGAGGAAGCGCTGACCATCGCCAAGGACATGCCCGCGGCGCACCTGCAGCTGTTCCTCGCCGCCCTGGGGCGGGGGGAAGCCGCCAAGGCGGCCCCGCACCTGCAAGGCTTCCAGGGGAAGACCGAGGATGCCGCGCTGGAGAAGGTGCTCGAAGGCCGGCTGCGGCTGACCGAGCGCAAGCCCGCGGAGGCGCTGGAGCTGTTCCAGGAGGCCCTCAAGCTCGATTCGCGCCGCGAGGACGCGATGCTCCTGGCGGGCATCGCCTCGGCGGGGGCGGGCCGCCGGGATGACGCGTTCCGGTTCTTCTTCCAGGCCCTCCAGTCGGATCCCATGCGCCCGATGCCGCGCCCGGTGACGACGCTCTACTTCCTGCGCCCGGGCGAGACGCTCGTGGGGCTGAAGGGCGCCATCCTGGAGATGAAGAAGGAGTCCATGGACGTGGCGCCCTCGCTGTACGAGGGGCTGCTGCTCGTCCACATGGGAGAGCGCCCCGAGGCGGAGCGGCTGTTCCGCGAGGTGTTCGAGCTGGACCCCAACAACGCGGGCGCGGCGGCCTACCTGTCCCTGCTGGCCCTGCAGCGCGGCGAGGGCTCCAAGGCGCGCACCTTCGGCGCCCAGGCGGTGACCGTCGGCCGTCAGCAGCCCATCGCCCACTTCGCCAACGGCCTGGCGCTCGAGGAGAGCAAGAAGTGGGAGCCCGCCAAGCGCTCCCTGCGCGATGCGCTGGGGCTGGCGCCCGCGCTGCTGTCCGCGGAGGTGAAGCTCGCGGAGATGGAGATGGCCTCGAACCGGACCTCGGCCCGGGAGCGCCTCCTGAAGGTCGCCGGGTTGGATCCGACGTATCTGGCCGCCAAGCGCCTGTTGTTCCTGCTCGACCGTCAAGGGTGA
- the purD gene encoding phosphoribosylamine--glycine ligase: MKVLLLGSGGREHALAWKLARSPKLSALLCGPGNPGMVRLGTQVALKPDAPGAVAALAKREKVDLVVVGPEAPLVAGVADALAAEGIACFGPVAAAARLEGSKAFAKEIMAEAGVPTADFQVFEDVAAAEAYAVARGKIVVKADGLAAGKGVIVAPDVASARAAVRAVAAMGPASQRMVLEELLEGEEVSVIALCDGERYVLLPPAQDHKRVGEGDTGPNTGGMGAYCPAPFLSAEALEQVGKDVIAPMLAVMRRRGAPFRGALYAGLMLTRSGPKVLEFNARFGDPETQVLMLQLGEDLLPLLNACARGQLEPRPLTLEPGASVGIVLAAEGYPEAPRRGQEIQGLEAVPAGATVFVAGAEAKGSAIVTSGGRVLTVCARGANLVEARARAYEAVAGLRFEGMHFRRDIGARGVRTAP; the protein is encoded by the coding sequence GTGAAGGTGCTTCTGTTGGGGTCCGGGGGCCGTGAGCACGCCCTGGCGTGGAAGTTGGCGCGCAGCCCGAAGCTCTCGGCCTTGCTCTGTGGCCCCGGCAACCCCGGCATGGTCCGCCTGGGGACGCAGGTGGCCCTGAAGCCGGATGCGCCCGGGGCGGTCGCGGCCCTGGCGAAGCGGGAGAAGGTGGACCTGGTGGTGGTGGGCCCGGAGGCGCCGCTGGTGGCGGGCGTGGCGGATGCGCTGGCCGCCGAGGGCATCGCCTGCTTCGGTCCGGTGGCCGCCGCCGCGCGGCTCGAGGGCTCCAAGGCCTTCGCCAAGGAGATCATGGCCGAGGCGGGGGTGCCCACCGCGGACTTCCAGGTCTTCGAGGATGTGGCCGCCGCCGAGGCGTATGCGGTGGCGCGCGGAAAGATTGTCGTCAAGGCGGACGGCCTGGCCGCGGGCAAGGGCGTCATCGTGGCGCCGGATGTGGCGTCCGCCCGGGCCGCGGTGAGGGCCGTGGCGGCGATGGGCCCGGCCAGCCAGCGCATGGTGCTGGAGGAACTGCTGGAGGGCGAGGAGGTCTCCGTCATCGCGCTGTGCGATGGCGAGCGGTACGTGCTGCTTCCCCCCGCGCAGGACCACAAGCGGGTGGGGGAGGGGGACACGGGCCCGAACACCGGCGGCATGGGCGCGTACTGCCCGGCCCCCTTCCTGTCCGCCGAGGCGCTGGAGCAGGTGGGCAAGGACGTCATCGCCCCGATGCTGGCGGTGATGCGCCGACGCGGGGCGCCCTTTCGCGGCGCGCTGTACGCGGGGCTGATGCTCACGCGCAGCGGGCCCAAGGTGCTCGAGTTCAACGCGCGCTTCGGGGACCCGGAGACGCAGGTGCTGATGCTTCAGCTCGGCGAGGATCTGCTGCCGCTGCTGAATGCGTGCGCCCGGGGTCAGCTGGAGCCCCGGCCCCTGACGCTGGAGCCGGGGGCCTCGGTGGGCATCGTCCTCGCGGCGGAGGGCTACCCGGAGGCACCCCGGCGCGGCCAGGAAATCCAGGGGCTGGAGGCAGTCCCCGCGGGCGCCACGGTGTTCGTGGCGGGCGCCGAGGCGAAGGGCAGCGCCATCGTCACCTCCGGAGGCCGGGTGCTGACGGTCTGCGCGCGGGGGGCGAACCTCGTGGAGGCGCGCGCCCGGGCCTATGAGGCCGTGGCGGGGCTGCGCTTCGAGGGCATGCACTTCCGCCGCGATATTGGAGCGCGAGGGGTGCGCACCGCGCCGTGA